cttcaagggacaagggtggacctcgtagaagggtggaccttggagccctgtagtcggggagagtgttcctatccacaagccggaaagaaaggtcaacggttgtttgggaatgacccgacggtgttccagacgtgtgtgctaggttatccttgcaaggttgaatttcgattcagaatcgtccgcctctcacgatgaaatgagactgcttgatctctttgccacacagagtaataagagcaacaatattatttatcaatcttgatgtttgcttagttttctaccatgattgaatagtagttgcttacatagaatggttaatcaactagaatcttgaaagctaaaacttgaaagtaaggacatactctttattgtttttttagcaaaatgaaaaccagagcctcacaaaaccttgcatagtctagctaaagtggaatacttatacccgttgacggttaagtcttgctgagttttagaatactcagtcttgctgttgaaaccctttttcagatatgagttttgaggatcagatcgctagcttaacctacccttgctcgttgcctcctggctggttcgtagagtgggatacgtctgcgaTCGGCAataactatgacgagtgataccctgcttgggctagcctggtgtccttttgcgacgtgttgtagccgtcatgttttatcttccgctgttttaaactctgaacttaagttatggcttgtataactattTTACAAGTTGTCTTTGTAAATAATGGTTTtcactggtttgtaatcattactatgcctgtgttgtaaaattatggttgtaatatctctggactcgcctttgtgcggggtatgcttgttcgatccgagaatcggtggttgtatcgggacgttacccgacagaccaagaattgttccgtttgaagtgcgtttaagctaatgttgcctttatggtgatggcctgtgcacttgagccgggataatttaggcggttctgccacagagtCCTCCTGCTACTGACTAcccctgctccatctctagcggCTTGCCGACGCCCGGCGGCCACGACAGTGCCAACGTCAGGTCGCTTGTGTTCCTCCTTTCCATGAATCAAGCTGCTGCCGTGCCACGCGCACGTCACACCTATAAACCTATTTAGCTGCTCCTATTCAGCCGATTCGGCTGCCGATGATCTAGCTCCGCGCGCTCGAGACCGCTGTCGCTAGCCCGCGTGCTAGAACCTGCGCTGGGAGAATTGATTGTTCTCGGCAGTTGGATCTTTTACGCATTGACTGCTGTTGGATAGGTTGGGTAACATGAGGCACAACAGCTTCTTCTTGCGCTCATCTTTTATCGCTAATTACCATGGTGGCCAATGATCAAGTCGAATTAAAATTTTATTACGGTTCTATTAGCTATTTCCATATATAAAACAATAGAGTTGTACTTGTATACATCTAATATAGCAAAGCAGTATTAGAGAACTCTTTGGGATAGTCTAGACCGtcagatcttcataaaatccaacggtgcaaatttttctcttttatagattaacgtgggaatttctaaacTCTCTCGACAaatgtggtggcttcttttaacactattgtattaagataatagatagatagattaGCACCAAAGAACTTGGCCTTCTACGTTCAATCTATCCGGCCTGATGAACCACTTGCTCCGGATTCGTGAAAGCACAAAAGGCCGAAACAGCAGACCTCCAAAGATTGCCAAAGATCAACCGTACAAATTTGTTGGTCAGAGGGCCCAGGTAAACTCTGATGCCGTGCAAGACATGAACGACAGGacgaactcttttttttttttagagAGAGCCACGACAGGACAGGACGAACTCGATCTGAAGCTTGTCGCCAGATGCAAGCTGTGCCATCCATCAATCAATTTCCATGGCAACATCATGCACGGAGTGATTGTTACAGTCCCAGCGTCTTAATTATTATTACAACGAAATTATCATGACGTACAACGCCATGGACGATGCACAGGCAGAGATGGTCAGTAGCCCTTGGACAGGGAGGCGAGCACGGCGTGCGCGACGGTGGCCATCGCGTCGAAGCCGCCGTTCTCCGCGGGCACAGCCGCCCCGGCGGCCACGCCGTCGCACCCGGCGGGCACGTACTGCGCCGCCTGCAGCACCTCCCGGGCGCCCGGGTACCGCCCCGCGGCCGCGGACCCCGCCGCccactccagcgccgccgcggcgccggtgtACAGCTGCAGGCACGCCCGCAGGCCCGCGGGCTccgcggccgacgccgccgcggccgcgacgcTGTCCCTGGCCGCGGTGGCGTTCGCCGCCGCGAGCCTGgccgcgagcgccgccaccgcggccttgtcgcgcgcggcgcggcacggcgaCGCGGGGTCGTGGCAGAGCGCCGACGCGCAGGCCTCCGGCGTCACGTAGTACCCGCCCAGGACCCCGCACACCTCGTCCAGCGCCGTGctcgccccgccggcgccgcagacggcggcggccgcgaagaGGAGGGAGACCATCAGGCTTGTGGCAGCCATGGcgtggtgtggtgtggtgtggtggtCTCTGTTCTGCTCACCAGCCCCCGGATTCTCTCTACTGCTAGTCTCTCTGCGTGACGGATCATGCATTGTATATttgtatctatatatatatcagcCAAGAGGATTTTATATATACTTATAAATACTTGCTCTGATTCTGGTTTTGGTATACAATCACAAGGTCGCAGTGAGTTTGGGGTGAAATAAATGATTTTGATGTGGATGCAGGCAAAATTTGTTGATCCGGGGGAGTGGTTCTGCTCCGTTCTGCTTCCTCTCCATATATATAACAGCGGATTTCAGGACAATTAATGTTCAGAGATTTGTTGTGATCCAAATGATTTGGCGTGGCTCAACTCCAAAGCTGGAATCCGCTACCATCCATACTGCCTGACGAAGAAGTTGATGACCAACCTGAACAAGTAGTTGGGTTCGGCTTTGAGAAAACCTGGAGCGTGTTCAACCAAATCAACGTACGGAGCAAATGAACTACGACAAACAATGCCATGCCATGGAGGGCGAGCCCCAACACCGGCAGGGTCCAATGTACTACGATGCAACAAGAAGTCAAGAACACAGTGAATTAGTGGTTGAGTACATCGATCCGTTCCTCCAAATCCAGCCAGCCATGTCACACGACACACCGGAAGAAGCAGCCGCCGGAATGCCGGGTCACCGCAGTGCGCATGCCATGCCAGGTGCCACGGCGCGgcgagccgccggccggccggccacctaCCTAGCCTAGCGGCTAGCTGACCTTGTTGAGCAGCGCGGTGGCCATGGTTGAGAGCTGGTCGAACTCGCGGTTGGGTCCGGCCATccgggccgcggccgccgcggatcCCGCGCCCGCGAGCGCGGCGTCGCACCCGATCCCGGCCTGCCCGGTCAGCGGCAgcagcgcgcgcgcggcgccccagctccgcgccgccgcgtaccCGCGCATCAGCCGCAGCGCGGGCACCGACGCCGCCCCGTACAGGATCCCGCACGCCTCCAGCGCGTCCaacgccgccgggccgccggcgccgccgtcggcgtcgcGCGACATCGCTGCCGCGGCGTCCCGCGCCGAGGCCCCGCTCGCGGCCGCCAGATCCGCGGCCATGACCAGGTGGCCGTGCCggtccgcggcggccgcgcccggcACCGACCGCAGCCGCGACGCGCAGAAGGAGACGTCCACGAAGTCGCGGATCGCGTCGCACGACTCGGCcaccgcgtccgccgccgcgccgccgtagcagctgctgcagcagaggaggagcgcggcggcgacggcgaggagcggGCGGACCTTGCCCATGGCGGCTTGCTGCTTCTCTCGCGCCCGGGTGTCCTTTCCTGGTTGGACTTGGTGGCGGGTGGTTTACTGGCGCGGGGCCTTGGCCTGGCTGTgtctgcgccgccgctggatCGAAGCGCTCCCCACTTGTCGCTTGCTGCTCTGGTGGTGAGTAGGTGAGCTAATCAATGGAGGCACGCGACGCCTGTGTGCGTCATCGGATTTGTGCTCTCGTCTGTCTTAACGGCCACCAGCTCACCGCCTGAAGGTTGAAGCGGCAATCAATGCCTCATCCTCTTCCTCGTTTGAACAATCCACAAACAGATCTCAGCCATCAATATTGATTATTGAATTAGGCACCATAATTAAGACAAGTAAAGTAGTTACTCCTTGAAGGGCATTCTTTCTTCGCACTAAGGACGTTTTGTCCCTTTCCGTTTCTTCTTTCACCAAAAAAACATCACTCTTTCACCATCTCTCTCATGCCATGCCATGATAGTTGATGCAAGAAATGGAAAGCTCTATACAAAACCATGATCACGGAGTTCAATTTAAATATGTCCATTacatttcttcttttatttctGCTTCTCTTAGTTACGCTTAGATTATAAGCGAGGCGAAGATTTTTCTTACTTATCGCTTCTCGTAGTTCAAATCTCTGAATCGGCTTACCATAGAAGCGAAAATAAACGAGACGTTTGGTAGATTTACCGCTTATTTACACAAATAAGCCGATTATAAATCGGAAACAAACAGAACCTTAGTATCTGGTTTATTTGCACCAATTTCCATAAGCCTTCCAATTAttcgattttgaatttgaggaAAGGATCATCATGTATCTGCAAATTCAGCCAGTGCATCGCACAGTTGGCCTTGCCTACGTGCAGGAGCAGATCAAGTGTGCGAATCGAATTTACACGGGATCAAAGAAACACCACAGCCTAGAGGTTCTGTTCATGCCTTCATGGATCTATATGGCAGGACACGATACAAGCTGTTGCTGCAACAGCGCATTGATTATTACAGCGAGCTTCTGCACTTGTACGGGCCGGAGCTTAGCCAAGGCGAGAGCCGAGGAGTCGACGTCGGCCGGCAGATCGATAGGGATCAGTCGGCGGGCATGGAGGCGACGACGGCGTGCGCGACGAAGGCCATGTCGCCGAACCCGGCGTTCTcgcgcggcagcgcggcggcggcgtccccggcCATGCCCTCGCAGCCGGCGGCCACGTACTGCGCCGCCTGCAGCacctcccgcgcgccgcggtACCGGCCGGCGGCCACGGCCCGCGCCGCCCACCGCAGCGACGGCACCGCGCCCGCGTACAGCTGCAGGCAcgaccgcgcggccgccgccgccgcggacgccgcaGCGCTGCTGTTGgtcgcggagggcggcggcggggaggaggagagggcagCCTCGACGCTGTCCCTGGCAGCCGTGGCGTTGGCGGCCGCGAGGcgggcggccagcgccgccaccgcgggcgcgtcgcgcgcggcgcggcagggCGCGGCGGGGTCGGCGCAGAGCGCGGACGCGCAGAGGGCCGGGGTCACGTAGTAGCTGCCCAGCCTCCCGCACACCTggtccagcgccggcgccgccgacgccgcagcagcagcagcctcgcgtgcgccggcggaggaggagaggaggagcacgagcaaggcggcggcgagcgtggGAGAGGAGGACGCGGACGCGGACGCCATGGCCCTGGCCTGTGTGTCGTTGCCTCCCGATCCGTTTCTTGGCCCGTTTGGGTCACGGTCGCGGGGTCGGGATGTTTTGGAGAGCGACAGGGGGACGGAGGTGATCCCGTGCCGGCGGCGTGCATTTAGTGTGCAAGCATGGGCTGCGGCGCTGGTTCCCTTGCCTTTGCCGCTGCAGTCCTGTCGTTCTACGTCCCTCCCGTTGCGTGTTTTTCTTTGACGGCATCTGCGGTTGCCAACTCCCATCGGAAATGTGCtccatggagagagagagagggtctCACACTGGCTGAAGCAGTAATGAGGTGTCGGAATTAATGGTGCAAGGAGGCGGCAGTGAGccgggcgccggccggccgtcgtGCCTGCCGCTGCTGCGGCAGTCGGACCGAGCGATCCATGGAGGCATGCTGCAGCGACCGCCGGGTCAACCTCACCGGTGGCAGCGGTCAGTCACTGCGCTCATGAATTGGTCTGGCCGGTTTGGCAGCCGTGGCCCGTGGTCCATCACTCCATCTCCACATGGGCGACTGGGCGACCGACTTctctcgtcggcgtcgtcgccaCGTACGGAAGCCTAGCTAGCAGCCCCGGCAGGCAACGGCAAGGACTCGTGATTGCCGCTTGCCGACTCCGTCCATCTCGTAGCTTGCCGCCGCCTCATCCTCGCAATCGCAACCAGTTCTCCTTCGTTCCGGTGGTTGGATGCGTCTCTGCATCGACGTCTCGTCTCGATCGCTCCAGCAGATAGATACCAGAACACCGATGGACGATCCATAAAGCTCTCTCAGTAATCAGTTCAGTTCCGTTCCGAGCCAGCGTGGGTGTCAGAACACTCGGTCGCTTTcgctaagagcaagtattatataATGGCCGCGTTTGGTAATCAGTCAAATCAAGattacacaaaaagacgaatgtccgcatggagtactaaatgaagtctatttgcaaaaccttttcagggatgggtgtaactttttgaGATGGATCTAATGGTGGTAATTACTTGAtgatttactacagtgatgctacagtaaccaccctctaatcgcgcggtcaaaggcatcattagattcgcctcgcgatttacacgggggttgtggagatgattttgtaattagacttcatttgatactcgaaattagcggtcaaagcgTGCTACAGTAATTCCACGAAATAAACCAAACACTAATAGTAGATTGTAAGTAGACTGAGTCTTACgtggagaaaaaagaaaagaaaaaagagaaaaacgaGCGTCTCGCTTACCGCCCGCCACATGAAACACTTCAGCCTCTGCTCGTGGGCCCGGAGCAACCCATCCGCCAGCATCCAGCCTGCTGCGGGCGCCAAAGCGGGCGGAAAGCTGCACACGCAGCCGGCCTGCAGGCTGGCTTATTAGCCATGCCCTAAGCTGGCCGAACAGCAAGGCGATAGGATCGAACTCTGGCTC
The nucleotide sequence above comes from Panicum virgatum strain AP13 chromosome 3K, P.virgatum_v5, whole genome shotgun sequence. Encoded proteins:
- the LOC120700031 gene encoding uncharacterized protein LOC120700031; this encodes MGKVRPLLAVAAALLLCCSSCYGGAAADAVAESCDAIRDFVDVSFCASRLRSVPGAAAADRHGHLVMAADLAAASGASARDAAAAMSRDADGGAGGPAALDALEACGILYGAASVPALRLMRGYAAARSWGAARALLPLTGQAGIGCDAALAGAGSAAAAARMAGPNREFDQLSTMATALLNKVS
- the LOC120700030 gene encoding uncharacterized protein LOC120700030, producing MHDPSRRETSSRENPGAGEQNRDHHTTPHHAMAATSLMVSLLFAAAAVCGAGGASTALDEVCGVLGGYYVTPEACASALCHDPASPCRAARDKAAVAALAARLAAANATAARDSVAAAAASAAEPAGLRACLQLYTGAAAALEWAAGSAAAGRYPGAREVLQAAQYVPAGCDGVAAGAAVPAENGGFDAMATVAHAVLASLSKGY
- the LOC120701590 gene encoding antifreeze protein Maxi-like; the protein is MASASASSSPTLAAALLVLLLSSSAGAREAAAAAASAAPALDQVCGRLGSYYVTPALCASALCADPAAPCRAARDAPAVAALAARLAAANATAARDSVEAALSSSPPPPSATNSSAAASAAAAAARSCLQLYAGAVPSLRWAARAVAAGRYRGAREVLQAAQYVAAGCEGMAGDAAAALPRENAGFGDMAFVAHAVVASMPAD